The following DNA comes from Hordeum vulgare subsp. vulgare chromosome 3H, MorexV3_pseudomolecules_assembly, whole genome shotgun sequence.
ATGCCGAGCGCGTCGAGGTCGTGCTCCAGCCCGTGGCCGACGAGGAGCCGGGCGGCgccgcgggaggaggaagagtaggAGTAGGACCGGTCGCCGTTGAGGAGGATGTCCTGCACCCGCGCCATGGTCTGCTTCACCGTGGGCGCGTCGCGGAGGTGCTCGGGGCGGATGCCGGTGGTCTCGTACCGGTAGTGCGTCACCGCGATGAGGGGCTTCACGAAGCTCTCGTAGAGGACGGCCTCGTGCTCGTCGACGACGCAGACGCGCGCGCACACGTCCAGCGTGCCGTCGCTCCCGCCGCCCACCATCTTGCACCCCAGCGCCACCGCGCCTCCGCGGCCGCCTCGCACGCCCCCCACCCTCGACATGCTTCGGGTGAGGCTCTGCACCGAAGAAGGGTGGGGGGCGCCGGTGAGCTTGCATGCGGCGTAGTGGGCGCGGAGGGCGGCGGAGGTCGGGAAGACGGCGAGGCAGAGCGGGCAGCCGCGGGCGGCGAAGGCGGTGGCGCAGGCGGGCTTGGAGGGCAGCGAGGCGCCGAAGCCGAGGTGGTCGCGGAGCGCGTCGAGGGAGCGGCAGTGCTTGCCGCAGAC
Coding sequences within:
- the LOC123439323 gene encoding RNA exonuclease 4-like encodes the protein MDNSSDAHCSRHRCAACYRQFNRMEHLVEHMRSSHHSRHEPRCGVCGKHCRSLDALRDHLGFGASLPSKPACATAFAARGCPLCLAVFPTSAALRAHYAACKLTGAPHPSSVQSLTRSMSRVGGVRGGRGGAVALGCKMVGGGSDGTLDVCARVCVVDEHEAVLYESFVKPLIAVTHYRYETTGIRPEHLRDAPTVKQTMARVQDILLNGDRSYSYSSSSRGAARLLVGHGLEHDLDALGMDCPAHFKRDTATYPPLMKTSARIMSNSLRYLTRSCLGYDIQTGGHHHPYDDCVAAMRLYKRMRAMRHLHLHGRPKDGHDDESTAKAFPAWRQRELERMSPEELLGMSKPDYQCWCLDDDRQ